The Agarilytica rhodophyticola genome has a window encoding:
- a CDS encoding aminotransferase: MTDKSYSILHPATNADELAKNGPRIMSSGKGIYLQDSKGQELIDAVAGLWCVNVGYGRKELADAMQESALNMGFYHTFSGMSNHPQMALAERLMEKVPTSLSKVFFGSGGSDGNDSLIKLIWYINNVRGKPKKKKIISRWQAYHGTSVATASLTGLPSFHQAFDLPINHILHTGSPDYFRHAQEGESERGFSNRRAAELESLIEQEGPESIAAFIAEPVLGAGGVVTPPEGYFEAIQSITKKYDILFVADEVVSGYGRLGRWFGSEVYGIEPDMMTTAKGLTSGYFPMSAAFMSDEIWQLVREGSKKYGNFAHGYTYSGHPVGAAVALANLDIIENENLVEQAGRIGNYFKQQLTRRFEGDDFVAEVRGKGLIAAVQLVQDKTSKTFFDKSTKIAQAVAQECYKNGLIARPLPSVDSIAFSPPLICMEEDIDKIIDRFELSLRPVMAKYKQAL; this comes from the coding sequence ATGACTGATAAATCCTATTCTATATTGCACCCCGCCACCAATGCTGACGAACTTGCTAAAAATGGTCCCAGAATTATGTCTTCTGGCAAAGGCATATATTTGCAAGATAGCAAAGGGCAGGAGCTAATCGACGCAGTAGCGGGACTATGGTGCGTCAATGTGGGTTATGGCCGTAAAGAGTTGGCGGATGCCATGCAAGAATCGGCCTTGAATATGGGTTTCTATCATACGTTTTCAGGTATGTCGAACCACCCTCAAATGGCATTAGCGGAACGGTTAATGGAGAAGGTGCCAACCTCTTTGTCCAAGGTGTTTTTTGGTAGCGGCGGGTCCGATGGCAACGATAGCTTGATTAAGCTTATTTGGTATATCAACAATGTACGTGGTAAACCTAAAAAGAAGAAAATCATATCTCGCTGGCAGGCCTACCACGGAACCTCGGTAGCTACTGCTAGCCTTACTGGCTTGCCTTCCTTTCACCAAGCTTTCGACTTACCTATTAATCACATATTGCATACAGGGTCCCCCGATTACTTTCGCCATGCACAGGAAGGTGAGAGCGAACGGGGTTTTTCTAACAGGAGGGCTGCCGAGTTGGAAAGCCTAATTGAACAAGAGGGGCCTGAGTCGATCGCGGCCTTTATTGCTGAGCCAGTGCTAGGTGCAGGGGGAGTGGTAACACCACCTGAAGGTTACTTTGAAGCGATACAAAGTATTACCAAAAAATACGATATCTTATTTGTTGCCGATGAAGTGGTGAGTGGTTATGGACGTTTAGGTCGTTGGTTTGGTTCTGAGGTCTATGGTATCGAGCCGGATATGATGACAACGGCTAAAGGTTTAACCAGCGGTTATTTTCCCATGTCCGCAGCGTTTATGTCTGATGAAATCTGGCAATTAGTGCGTGAAGGTTCGAAGAAGTACGGTAACTTTGCTCATGGTTATACCTATTCTGGTCATCCTGTTGGTGCTGCGGTGGCGCTTGCGAATCTCGATATCATTGAGAACGAGAATCTGGTGGAGCAGGCTGGGCGAATAGGCAATTACTTTAAGCAACAACTTACTAGGCGCTTTGAAGGGGATGACTTTGTGGCTGAGGTGCGTGGTAAAGGACTTATTGCTGCGGTGCAACTGGTACAGGATAAAACGAGCAAAACTTTTTTTGATAAGTCTACCAAGATTGCCCAGGCGGTAGCTCAGGAATGCTACAAAAATGGTCTGATCGCAAGGCCGCTGCCTTCTGTTGATAGCATCGCATTTTCCCCGCCGTTGATTTGCATGGAAGAAGATATTGACAAAATAATCGATCGCTTCGAATTGTCACTACGCCCAGTGATGGCTAAGTATAAGCAAGCTTTGTAG